A DNA window from Actinomycetota bacterium contains the following coding sequences:
- the serA gene encoding phosphoglycerate dehydrogenase: MKILVADQLAESGVAALAIDHDVDVKTGLSKQDLVSVIPGYDAVVVRSATTIDADVIASGTNLKVIARAGIGLDNVDVAAATRAGIVVCNAPQSNIVSAAEHTVGMLLALARNIPQADAALRAGRWERARWSGTELHGKTLGVVGLGRIGVLVAQRCNAFGMRLTAYDPYISVDRAARMGVELIDDLDELLRRVDFVSIHLPKTSETVHLIGAQRLRLMKPTARLINVARGGIVDEDALYEALRDGVIAGAALDVFAEEPTTSSPLFGIDNVVVTPHLGASTREAQDKAGVQVAEAVNLALSGEFVPTAVNVQGGAMDEAVRPFLEVGEKLGRLFTALAEGGFGGEVTIEYIGELAGADTRVLGLAVLNGLLRDVVHEPVTFVNAPLLAEERGIQLREVSDAHSKEFISLLRVHGPDRDGNRVRVSGTALQPSGRERLVEVWGVTIDIEPTPYMAFFRYEDRPGIIGTVGTILGDGDVNIANMQVGRRSAGGEAIMVLSLDQPVARDVLDRITAEIGAFEARAITLD; the protein is encoded by the coding sequence TTGAAGATCCTGGTCGCCGACCAACTCGCCGAGTCCGGCGTCGCCGCGCTCGCCATCGACCACGACGTCGACGTCAAGACCGGCCTGTCCAAGCAGGATCTGGTGTCGGTCATCCCCGGCTACGACGCGGTCGTGGTCCGCTCCGCCACCACCATCGACGCCGACGTGATCGCGTCCGGCACCAACCTGAAGGTGATCGCCCGCGCCGGCATCGGTCTGGACAACGTCGACGTGGCCGCCGCCACGCGCGCGGGGATCGTGGTGTGCAACGCCCCGCAGTCCAACATCGTCTCCGCCGCCGAGCACACCGTCGGCATGCTGTTGGCGCTGGCGCGCAACATTCCCCAGGCCGACGCGGCGTTGCGCGCCGGACGTTGGGAGCGGGCCCGCTGGAGCGGGACCGAGCTACACGGCAAGACGCTCGGCGTGGTCGGGTTGGGTCGCATCGGGGTCCTGGTCGCCCAGCGCTGCAACGCGTTCGGGATGAGGCTGACCGCCTACGACCCCTACATCTCGGTGGACCGTGCCGCGCGGATGGGCGTGGAGCTGATCGACGACCTCGACGAGCTGCTGCGCCGCGTCGACTTCGTCAGCATCCACCTGCCCAAGACCTCCGAGACGGTCCATCTGATCGGCGCGCAGCGGTTGCGGCTGATGAAGCCCACCGCCCGGCTGATCAACGTCGCCCGGGGCGGGATCGTCGACGAGGACGCCCTGTACGAGGCGCTCCGCGACGGGGTTATCGCCGGCGCCGCCCTCGACGTGTTCGCCGAGGAACCGACCACCTCCAGCCCGCTGTTCGGGATCGACAACGTCGTGGTCACGCCCCACCTGGGCGCATCCACACGCGAAGCGCAGGACAAGGCCGGGGTCCAGGTCGCCGAGGCGGTGAACCTCGCCCTGTCCGGCGAGTTCGTCCCCACCGCGGTCAACGTCCAGGGCGGCGCCATGGACGAGGCGGTCCGCCCCTTCCTCGAGGTCGGCGAGAAGCTCGGCCGGCTGTTCACCGCCCTGGCGGAGGGCGGCTTCGGCGGCGAGGTCACCATCGAGTACATCGGCGAGCTCGCCGGCGCCGACACGCGCGTGCTCGGATTGGCGGTGCTCAATGGGTTGCTCCGCGACGTCGTCCACGAGCCAGTCACGTTCGTCAACGCCCCGCTCCTGGCCGAGGAGCGCGGCATCCAGCTGCGCGAGGTCAGCGACGCCCACTCCAAGGAGTTCATCTCTCTGCTGCGCGTGCACGGCCCCGACCGCGACGGCAACAGGGTACGGGTCTCGGGCACGGCGCTGCAGCCCAGCGGCCGCGAACGGCTGGTCGAGGTCTGGGGCGTCACCATCGACATCGAGCCGACCCCCTACATGGCGTTCTTCCGCTACGAGGACCGGCCAGGCATCATCGGGACGGTCGGGACGATCCTCGGCGACGGCGACGTCAACATCGCCAACATGCAGGTCGGGCGGCGCTCCGCCGGGGGAGAGGCGATCATGGTGCTGTCACTCGATCAGCCGGTCGCGCGCGACGTC
- a CDS encoding PLDc N-terminal domain-containing protein: protein MDATLWLFGAILVLTGVVDAAAQSRDRFRMVGHSKWLWVAVQVVLPPVGTLIYALTVRPRITAHAET from the coding sequence GTGGACGCGACCTTGTGGCTGTTCGGAGCCATCCTGGTCCTGACCGGCGTCGTCGACGCCGCCGCACAATCGAGGGACCGTTTCCGGATGGTGGGCCACAGCAAGTGGCTGTGGGTCGCGGTGCAGGTGGTGCTCCCGCCGGTGGGGACCTTGATCTACGCGCTGACCGTCCGCCCGCGCATCACCGCCCACGCGGAGACGTGA